A genomic segment from Coleofasciculus sp. FACHB-1120 encodes:
- a CDS encoding late competence development ComFB family protein, translating to MQPNQVLTYCNVMELLVVQEVNRQLQQLPPKLVNYINPAHAIAYALNRLPALYATSPRGWYLQQQRAKAKLAPQIIVAVGQALAAVQQDSLNVVNSLPCAENAENLEECASDADVEEAKNPVSLSWVRSLFGLGGIYKADGRRSR from the coding sequence ATGCAACCTAATCAAGTCCTAACCTATTGCAATGTCATGGAACTGTTAGTTGTTCAGGAAGTAAACCGGCAACTCCAGCAGCTACCGCCAAAGTTGGTCAACTATATCAATCCAGCCCATGCGATCGCTTACGCCCTGAATCGTCTGCCAGCCCTGTATGCGACCAGTCCCAGAGGTTGGTATCTACAACAGCAACGGGCTAAAGCTAAGTTAGCACCTCAGATTATCGTGGCGGTGGGTCAAGCATTGGCGGCTGTGCAACAAGATTCCTTGAACGTGGTAAATTCCCTGCCTTGTGCAGAAAACGCCGAGAACCTCGAAGAGTGTGCATCTGATGCGGATGTTGAAGAAGCCAAAAACCCCGTCTCCCTTTCATGGGTGCGATCGCTTTTTGGATTAGGGGGCATTTATAAAGCGGATGGTCGGCGATCGCGCTAA
- a CDS encoding MoaD/ThiS family protein, with protein sequence MSTEAIAITVKLFAAYQEAYGVSELVLKIPSNTAVSAILDKFASEHPALEKWRQVTRFGVNFQFVEPDTILHDGDEVVLIPPVSGG encoded by the coding sequence ATGTCCACTGAAGCGATCGCGATTACCGTTAAATTATTCGCTGCCTATCAAGAAGCTTACGGCGTTTCGGAACTGGTGCTGAAAATCCCTTCAAATACAGCCGTTTCCGCAATACTTGATAAATTTGCTTCCGAACATCCAGCGCTTGAAAAATGGCGTCAAGTTACTCGCTTTGGCGTTAATTTTCAATTTGTCGAGCCAGACACGATTCTGCATGATGGCGATGAAGTGGTGCTGATTCCCCCCGTTAGTGGTGGATAG
- a CDS encoding MoaD/ThiS family protein produces MTVKVLVPTPLQKLTNNQATIEGSGSTIGELLESLEQSYPGIKVRLCDEKGEPRRFVNFYVNSEDIRFLDGTQTPLSEGDEVSIVAAQAGG; encoded by the coding sequence ATGACAGTCAAAGTTCTCGTTCCGACTCCTCTCCAGAAGCTTACAAACAATCAAGCCACCATTGAAGGCAGCGGCAGTACGATTGGTGAATTGCTCGAATCCTTAGAGCAAAGCTATCCTGGCATCAAAGTGCGTTTGTGCGATGAAAAGGGCGAACCCCGCAGATTTGTGAATTTCTACGTCAACAGCGAAGACATCCGCTTTTTGGATGGAACTCAGACACCGCTGAGCGAAGGTGATGAGGTAAGTATTGTGGCAGCGCAGGCGGGAGGCTGA
- the thrC gene encoding threonine synthase has translation MTQATQSTTATFTALKCKECGTEYELKATHVCEFCFGPLEVTYDYDALRRTVTRESIQAGPNSIWRYRSFLPVATETPIDVGTGMTPLVKANRLARRLGIKNLYIKNDAVNMPTLSFKDRVVSVALTRAKELGFTTVSCASTGNLANSTAAIAAYAGLDCCVFIPADLEAGKVLGTLIYDPTVMAVQGNYDQVNRLCCEVANTQGWGFVNINLRPYYSEGSKTLGYEVAEQLGWKLPDHIVAPLASGSLFTKIYKGFQEFINVGLVADKSVRFSGAQAEGCSPIAQAHREGRDFVTPVKPNTIAKSIAIGNPADGVYALEVAKKTGGNIESVNDTEIVEGIKLLAETEGIFTETAGGTTVAVLKKLVEAGKIDPEETTVVYITGNGLKTQEAVQGYIGEPLTIEAKLDSFERALERSRTLERLDWQQVLV, from the coding sequence ATGACCCAGGCAACCCAGTCAACAACGGCAACCTTTACGGCACTGAAGTGTAAAGAGTGCGGCACCGAATACGAACTCAAGGCAACTCATGTCTGTGAGTTTTGTTTTGGCCCTCTGGAAGTAACCTACGATTACGATGCTCTGCGCCGCACCGTCACTCGTGAAAGCATTCAGGCAGGGCCTAACTCAATTTGGCGCTATCGTTCCTTCTTGCCCGTCGCCACAGAAACGCCGATTGACGTGGGAACTGGCATGACACCACTGGTAAAAGCCAATCGCTTAGCTCGTCGTCTGGGTATTAAAAATCTTTATATTAAAAACGATGCCGTCAATATGCCCACCCTGAGCTTTAAAGATCGGGTGGTATCGGTCGCTTTAACAAGAGCGAAGGAATTAGGATTTACGACGGTATCCTGCGCCAGTACGGGTAATTTAGCGAATTCTACCGCAGCGATCGCTGCCTACGCCGGTTTAGACTGCTGCGTTTTCATCCCCGCCGACCTGGAAGCTGGTAAAGTTCTGGGTACACTCATCTACGATCCTACGGTCATGGCAGTTCAGGGCAACTACGACCAAGTGAACCGCCTCTGCTGCGAAGTTGCTAATACACAAGGTTGGGGATTTGTCAATATTAACCTCCGTCCTTACTACTCGGAAGGTTCCAAAACTCTTGGCTACGAAGTAGCAGAACAACTAGGCTGGAAACTGCCAGATCATATTGTCGCTCCACTGGCATCTGGCTCGCTGTTCACCAAAATCTACAAAGGATTCCAAGAATTTATCAACGTTGGACTGGTAGCTGATAAGAGCGTCCGTTTCAGCGGTGCCCAAGCCGAAGGGTGTTCCCCCATTGCCCAAGCTCATCGGGAAGGGCGTGACTTCGTAACCCCTGTGAAGCCGAATACAATTGCTAAATCAATTGCAATTGGCAACCCAGCGGACGGAGTTTATGCGCTGGAAGTTGCGAAGAAAACTGGCGGCAATATTGAATCAGTCAACGATACTGAAATTGTTGAAGGCATCAAGCTATTAGCTGAAACCGAAGGCATCTTTACCGAAACCGCTGGCGGCACCACAGTTGCTGTGCTGAAAAAATTGGTAGAAGCGGGTAAAATTGATCCCGAAGAAACCACCGTTGTTTACATTACCGGCAACGGGCTGAAAACCCAAGAAGCGGTGCAAGGATACATCGGGGAACCCCTGACAATTGAGGCGAAGCTGGACAGTTTCGAGCGGGCATTAGAGCGCTCTCGGACACTCGAACGTCTCGACTGGCAGCAAGTTCTGGTTTAA
- a CDS encoding ATP-binding protein, protein MNASDNLELFGLFLQHTPAAVAMCDRQMRYLLASRQWLIDYGLDEQNLIGRSHYEVFPHLSDQWRHKAELVLSGASLGESQESSFVCPDGSSVPVKWSLHPWKYPSGERGGLILSAERIQSEDFFHSIYEGVENAIFVLDVDAQGVFRYLSWNPPIAMVTGISSAQAMGKTPQELFGSDLGNSLHQRYTKCLVAGECTFYEDCIPLQGVDTYWLTTLTPLRNATGRIYRIIGTASNISALKQVEEALRQSEARFRELAQREELLNRLASQIRSSLDLTTILETAVQEIRRLLQIEQCLFMWYRPKGESASWDILHEAKVDNLPSFLSSYSAEPTCCLTKQLLNREIIHWDNVEALTDPELREFFQSLGYASILTFPIMTRTGELGVVVCGQFTSPRTWHDDEVELLSAVCDQVAIAINQAELYNQTCEAAAIAQAHATRLETTLEELQRTQSQLVQSEKMSSLGQLVAGVAHEINNSVNFIYGNLAPASEYTRDILGLLQLYQQQYPHPTPEIQDEIAAIDLDFLIKDLPKLLSSMNVGAERICEIVRSLRNFSRLDEAEKKLVDIHEGIESTLLILQNRFKSKLDHPPIQLIKEYGNLPIVECYPGQLNQVFMNLLTNAIDALDEYNRKRSLEQIQAEASIIWIRTEVLTSNRVVIKISDNGPGMTEEVRKRLFDPFFTTKPVGIGTGLGLSISYQIVVEKHGGQLKCISAPGQGAEFVIEIPLNPPSQI, encoded by the coding sequence ATGAACGCCTCAGACAATTTAGAGCTGTTTGGGCTATTTTTGCAACATACTCCCGCTGCCGTAGCGATGTGCGATCGCCAGATGCGTTACTTGCTCGCTTCTCGTCAGTGGCTGATTGATTACGGGCTAGATGAGCAAAATCTAATTGGGCGATCGCATTACGAAGTTTTTCCTCACCTTTCCGATCAATGGCGGCACAAGGCTGAGCTAGTTTTATCTGGGGCGAGTTTAGGGGAGTCCCAAGAAAGTAGCTTTGTTTGCCCTGACGGTTCCTCGGTGCCGGTAAAGTGGAGCCTGCATCCTTGGAAGTACCCCAGCGGTGAAAGGGGTGGATTGATTTTGTCGGCAGAGAGGATACAGAGTGAAGATTTTTTCCATTCCATCTACGAGGGTGTGGAAAACGCCATCTTTGTTTTAGATGTGGACGCACAAGGAGTTTTCCGCTACCTTAGCTGGAATCCACCGATTGCGATGGTTACTGGCATCAGTAGTGCCCAAGCGATGGGCAAAACTCCTCAAGAACTATTTGGGTCAGATTTGGGGAATTCTTTGCATCAGAGATATACAAAATGTCTCGTTGCTGGGGAATGTACTTTCTATGAGGATTGCATTCCCTTACAGGGTGTAGACACTTATTGGCTAACGACTTTAACTCCACTGCGGAATGCTACGGGTCGCATCTATCGAATTATCGGCACCGCAAGTAATATCAGCGCTCTCAAGCAGGTGGAGGAAGCCTTACGGCAATCAGAAGCTCGGTTCCGAGAACTCGCGCAGCGAGAAGAACTACTCAATCGTCTTGCTAGCCAAATTCGCAGTTCGCTGGATCTCACGACTATCTTGGAAACAGCCGTGCAGGAAATTCGTAGGCTGCTGCAAATTGAGCAGTGCCTTTTCATGTGGTATCGTCCCAAGGGTGAGTCGGCAAGTTGGGATATATTGCATGAAGCGAAGGTAGACAATTTGCCTAGCTTTCTAAGTTCCTATTCGGCGGAACCTACCTGTTGCCTAACAAAACAACTCTTAAACCGAGAAATCATCCATTGGGATAATGTTGAAGCTTTAACCGACCCAGAGTTACGGGAATTCTTCCAATCGCTGGGGTACGCTTCGATACTGACTTTTCCGATAATGACTCGCACAGGCGAACTCGGTGTAGTTGTCTGCGGTCAATTTACCAGTCCCCGGACTTGGCATGACGATGAAGTGGAACTGCTCTCGGCAGTTTGTGACCAAGTTGCGATCGCGATTAACCAAGCAGAACTTTATAATCAAACTTGTGAAGCGGCTGCGATCGCTCAAGCGCACGCCACCCGTCTCGAAACCACACTTGAGGAACTCCAACGTACCCAGTCTCAACTCGTTCAAAGTGAAAAGATGTCCAGTTTGGGTCAGCTAGTGGCTGGAGTCGCCCATGAAATCAATAATTCCGTCAACTTCATCTACGGGAATTTAGCCCCAGCGAGCGAATACACGCGAGACATTCTTGGTTTACTGCAACTATATCAACAGCAATATCCCCATCCAACGCCAGAAATTCAAGATGAAATTGCCGCAATTGACCTAGATTTTCTCATCAAGGACTTGCCTAAATTACTTTCTTCTATGAATGTGGGGGCAGAGCGCATTTGTGAGATTGTGCGTAGCTTACGCAATTTCTCTCGTCTTGACGAAGCTGAGAAGAAACTGGTAGATATTCATGAAGGCATCGAAAGTACGCTCCTAATTCTGCAAAACCGCTTCAAATCCAAACTGGATCATCCCCCTATCCAGCTAATCAAAGAATATGGCAACCTGCCCATAGTCGAGTGCTATCCTGGGCAACTCAACCAAGTATTTATGAATCTTCTCACCAATGCAATTGATGCTTTGGATGAGTACAACAGAAAGCGATCGCTTGAACAAATCCAAGCCGAAGCTAGCATCATTTGGATTCGTACCGAGGTGCTTACCAGTAACCGAGTCGTAATCAAAATTTCCGACAATGGGCCAGGAATGACAGAGGAAGTCAGAAAGCGACTTTTCGATCCTTTCTTTACAACTAAGCCAGTTGGTATCGGCACCGGGCTTGGGTTGTCGATTAGCTACCAAATTGTGGTCGAAAAACACGGCGGTCAACTCAAATGTATTTCAGCACCCGGTCAGGGGGCAGAATTTGTGATAGAAATTCCCCTAAATCCGCCATCACAAATTTGA
- a CDS encoding DUF2996 domain-containing protein, with protein MAEETNHNDAGEVAPSTVDKQAPSVSEENAPSTDSDVATDIPTANAPAPEAVNPEVNPNAAGEKSSTEASTPDDSAQVQPDVKKTAQASKEDKPTGAKAAKADKPAGAKAAKNDESPEGDKPAAKAAKKEKAPAVEDKPFVEFIQQDYLPALKTALEKKGVQNLELKFDKKPLQEISECWQVNGSWQGGKRNFNLYFPEEDIQKQRAFSCFEGARPSIIEPFLCDERKITLDLMVFGVTQRLNAQKWLERN; from the coding sequence ATGGCAGAAGAAACCAATCACAATGACGCCGGAGAGGTGGCTCCTAGCACTGTTGACAAGCAGGCTCCTAGTGTTTCTGAAGAAAATGCTCCCAGTACGGATTCTGACGTAGCAACCGACATTCCTACAGCAAACGCACCCGCTCCAGAAGCTGTGAATCCGGAGGTGAATCCGAATGCGGCTGGAGAAAAATCTTCGACAGAGGCATCAACCCCAGATGACTCGGCTCAGGTTCAACCAGATGTTAAAAAAACCGCTCAAGCATCTAAAGAGGATAAGCCAACGGGTGCCAAAGCTGCTAAAGCAGATAAGCCAGCAGGTGCCAAAGCTGCTAAAAACGACGAGTCGCCAGAAGGGGATAAGCCAGCTGCTAAAGCGGCTAAAAAAGAGAAGGCACCTGCGGTAGAAGACAAGCCTTTTGTTGAGTTTATTCAACAAGACTATTTACCAGCTTTGAAAACAGCACTTGAAAAAAAGGGCGTTCAAAATTTAGAGCTGAAATTTGACAAGAAACCGCTTCAAGAAATCTCAGAATGCTGGCAAGTCAACGGGAGCTGGCAAGGGGGAAAGCGGAACTTTAACCTTTATTTTCCCGAAGAAGACATCCAAAAACAAAGAGCTTTTTCCTGTTTTGAAGGCGCTAGACCCAGTATCATTGAGCCTTTCTTGTGCGATGAGCGCAAGATCACGCTGGATTTAATGGTGTTTGGCGTGACGCAGCGGTTGAATGCTCAAAAGTGGCTGGAAAGAAATTAG
- the acsF gene encoding magnesium-protoporphyrin IX monomethyl ester (oxidative) cyclase → MVDSLKKPSFEELRPGVKVPAKETLLTPRFYTTDFDEMAKMDLSPNEDELKALMEEFRADYNRHHFVRDAEFDQSWDHIDGETRQLFIEFLERSCTAEFSGFLLYKELGRRLKDKNPLLAEGFNLMSRDEARHAGFLNKAMSDFNLSLDLGFLTKNHKYTFFKPKFIFYATYLSEKIGYWRYITIYRHLEAHPENRVYPIFRFFENWCQDENRHGDFFDAVMRAQPQFLNDWKAKLWCRFFLLSVFATMYLNDIQRSKFYATLGLDAREYDIHVIQKTNETAGRVFPVILDVEKPEFYERLEVCIKNNEKLGAIATSNTPKFLQLFQKLPLYASNAWQLLRLYLIKPIDMTAVQGKAR, encoded by the coding sequence ATGGTGGATTCCCTCAAAAAACCCAGCTTTGAAGAATTAAGACCTGGGGTGAAAGTACCTGCGAAAGAAACCCTACTGACGCCCCGGTTCTACACCACCGACTTTGATGAAATGGCGAAGATGGATCTGTCGCCAAATGAAGATGAACTCAAGGCGCTGATGGAAGAATTCCGCGCTGACTACAACCGTCACCACTTCGTGCGGGATGCCGAGTTTGACCAATCCTGGGATCATATTGATGGGGAGACGCGCCAGTTATTTATTGAATTTCTAGAGCGTTCCTGCACGGCAGAATTCTCCGGATTCCTACTCTACAAAGAACTCGGACGCCGATTGAAGGACAAAAACCCGCTTCTGGCAGAAGGCTTTAACTTGATGTCGCGGGATGAAGCTCGTCATGCTGGCTTCCTGAATAAGGCAATGTCAGACTTCAATCTGTCACTAGATTTAGGGTTTTTGACCAAGAATCACAAATACACCTTCTTTAAGCCGAAATTCATCTTCTACGCGACCTATCTGTCCGAGAAGATTGGTTACTGGCGGTATATCACCATTTACCGGCACCTAGAAGCCCATCCCGAAAACCGCGTTTATCCCATCTTCCGGTTCTTTGAAAACTGGTGCCAGGATGAAAACCGGCACGGAGACTTCTTCGATGCCGTAATGAGAGCGCAACCCCAATTCTTGAATGATTGGAAAGCAAAGCTGTGGTGTCGCTTCTTCCTGCTGTCAGTGTTTGCGACGATGTATCTCAACGACATCCAGCGTTCCAAATTCTATGCCACACTCGGTCTGGATGCACGGGAATATGACATTCACGTGATTCAGAAGACCAACGAAACCGCAGGACGGGTGTTCCCAGTGATTCTGGATGTAGAGAAGCCAGAATTTTACGAGCGCCTAGAAGTGTGCATCAAAAATAATGAGAAGCTGGGTGCGATCGCAACCTCCAACACCCCCAAATTCCTGCAATTGTTCCAGAAGCTACCCCTTTATGCTTCTAATGCTTGGCAGCTGCTGCGCCTGTACCTAATCAAGCCGATTGATATGACTGCCGTGCAAGGTAAAGCCCGCTAA
- a CDS encoding NINE protein has product MKNVSTAYVLWLACLLSPPIAGMHRLYNGKIGTGLLWLFTWGLFGVGQFVDLFLIPGMVEEHNAKIQDRLGVSSTGVPLSPPAIALTKQELTRDQLMVKLVKAAAARGGKLSVTQAVMDTGVSFAKAEATLKEMLKSGYVMVDNHPETGVVVYEFIELS; this is encoded by the coding sequence ATGAAGAACGTCTCGACTGCCTATGTTCTTTGGCTAGCCTGTTTATTGTCTCCACCGATAGCGGGGATGCATCGCCTATACAATGGCAAGATTGGCACGGGGCTGCTGTGGCTGTTTACGTGGGGTCTGTTTGGCGTCGGGCAGTTCGTGGATTTATTCCTGATTCCCGGTATGGTAGAAGAACATAACGCCAAGATTCAAGACCGCTTGGGGGTATCCTCCACGGGCGTGCCTCTATCGCCACCGGCGATCGCACTTACCAAACAGGAGCTTACCCGCGATCAACTGATGGTTAAGCTTGTAAAAGCCGCTGCTGCTAGAGGTGGCAAACTTTCCGTTACCCAAGCGGTGATGGATACAGGTGTAAGCTTTGCCAAAGCAGAAGCTACCTTGAAAGAAATGCTCAAAAGTGGCTACGTCATGGTTGACAATCACCCAGAAACTGGCGTTGTCGTTTATGAATTTATTGAGTTGTCATAG